From the Helicoverpa zea isolate HzStark_Cry1AcR chromosome 27, ilHelZeax1.1, whole genome shotgun sequence genome, the window CTTCCGGAGCAACCCTGCTGGTGAGTTCCCTCAGGGTGCAACACAACGCGGGTCCCTAGCCGAGCCTGCCGGGGCCCAGGAGGGACTCGAACCTGCTGAACAGACTTTCATGAGGTTTTGACAAACAGGGAAAGTAgattttcagtgtttttagAAGTCTAATGGCTAATGTCaccggttactgataaagtctctgatagctTATCTGGAACTTAGCTAACAGATAAACTAGAACGTATATTTTCACATGTCTCCGATAACAATATCTgacagaaattataagcagcatacgaacatcatcatcatcatcatcatctcagccataggacgtccactgctgaacataggcctccccctttgatctccacagatacctgttggaagcgacctgcatccagcgtcttccggcgacctttataaggtcgtctgtccacctcggtGGTGGACGAACATACATAACTGATATTTATCAGTAACCAATAAAACCGGGACTGAAAGACTTTATACTTCTCTCTATAAGTTGATATAGAAATAATTGTTAACTTTATCTTTTATCTCGTAGATCCGGAGAGCCACATCTTATTCTTCGACATCGAGGGTCTGATCGTGGAACTCCTCAGTGAGGAGTATTCCGCTATGAGTCCTGCTAGTTTGGAGGTAAATatgttttcatcatcatctacctagccttttctcaactatgttggggtcggcttccaatcttcCACATGacgcgactgcctatatgacctctTCAACACAGTTTCCCGAGAGAAAACCAAGACACTGTCAAACTTTCTCGTTTCTGACTGCCAAAGACGaataaatgacagccgggacacacCAATTTAGcatgccttccaaaacacggaggaactcgtcaggATAAGATGATCACATTCACGGGCCGAACataccaagcgttgcttaaccttatttTCGATGAATCCGTGAGGCTGTTAAATAGTCCCGAGcttattatagtattttttattgacgactactagcttccgcctggcGCGGGCGTTTAGCCGCGTCTCTGGATAACTGcctcccgtagccggatggtgacaaaaactatcccaACCTGTCTTTACCACCTACCCTCTAATTTTCgtcttaaacggttcagccattcctGAGTTATAAGAAGTGTAACTAACACGGCTTTTCTATATTATCATACACACATTTTGGTAATAtccaatatatttttcataggCTGCCGGTTTAATAACGAGCGAGTACATGAAGGTAGCAGCTTTGACGCAGTCGGCCAGCCCTGACGCCACCAAACGAATATCAGGTGATTATATGCAAATATCTACTTTATTTACTAGGTGGTAAGGGTCATTTTTGTGTGGGATAGCATACTTCTTTCGAATATTCAAATGGCAGCTTTATTTTCTGGGTGTTAAGAGTGATTTTGGTATGGGATATTATGTAGAGCTAGGTAATGATTTGTATAGTAAGTAACTTTATGTTCTGAGGGTTAAGGGTCATTTTAGTACGGGATCTTTCCTTGAGTTTTgggtatttatgtttttttagtattatatatacaaataataactttatgTAATTAGGTTTAGTGGTCGATATCAAAAAGTGTTGTGGggatttgttaaaaatatttcttcatcaTTGTCATCATCAAAGTATCAACGTtacaacattttaatacaaaatatttgtcacCCATGCTTACAAACGGATAGATTTCTTTGGCCGTGTCAAAGATAAGGCTGGAGACATGGAAAGGATATTAAAGGAAAAAGATAAACATGGTGGGTATACATTAAATAAGTTATGAATACAGGTATAAAAAAATGGTAGTCAATGAAACTCACTTATCTTTGCAAATATTATAATGACGAAGAATTTGTTTGAACGTGCATATCTCCGTAACAACCGGACcgaattgaaataatatttgtcTATagcggagtgaagcatgacgggggataggtctcacgcctcttggcttgccttcaccggccggtcagagtggagtcgctagagtagggttagcagcccgctcggagggtaggtgcctcgtggtaagtggcgagtgggccggtgatgctggacccacagggagcgcgtgatctgcgtttaaagtccgccgaggtatcctcacccttcagcccctcatgtacctgttgcccccttgttgcgatttagcgactgattcccgggggcccagtaagtgaggtggcgagtctccacctgccatttttacgtgtatttattgcattgttatcggcaggtgccatagatcccgtagtttccccattcctagtccactagcatcccatcacaatagcccaagtagttttcatccatagttagtaatagtttagcacagaaccggggattgtccttgggtacatttctatagtgtatacagggataatcgtcggttttgtgtcaccatttcattaaagttgtctcaaaaggacttcagcgtgttggcttcggccccacgttcgccttccaaaaatccgggactctatagtcccgtggtcggttagagacatacaaatatttgtctatagtactgccaagtttcattaaaatccatctTGTAGTTTTAGCGTGCAAGACCCATAaaaactttcgtatttataatattgttaggAAGTCTACTACTGTTCTGAATTATACGCcatatttattatagttttattcctctaaaaatttcattttttgacCATACTATTTTTCTACAGGTATACTGGCTAAAATGAAGGAGGGTGCTGAAAACATGCAGACTAAGTTACAGGCGAAGGCGGAACAGTTGAAAGGTCATCTTGAGGCTAAAGGTAGGTGCTACACAGGTGCTGATGTAGGTGCAACATAGATGCAGAGGTGCAAAGGTGAAACTAAGGTGAAGAGAAAGGTGCTACATAAATGCAGAAGTGCTGATATAGATGCTGCATAGGTGCAGTAATAGGTGCAACATAGATGCAGAGGTGCTCAGGTGCAGAAATAAGTGCTGCATAGGTCCAGAACCAGATGCCGAGTTAGGTGCTACATAGATTCAGAGGTGCTCTACAAGTGCAAAAGTAGATATAACAAAGGTGTCGACATAGGTGCTGATATAGGTGCTACTTACATAGATGAAGAGGTGCAAATGAGGTGCTAACATATGTATGTGCAACAAAGGTGCAGAGTTAGGTGCAACATAGATCTTCAACTTGACGTGGTAAGTAAAGAATGTGTACATTTCATGGCTTTTTTAATTCGTTACAAAATAATGCTACATAAATTTTGATATTCATACTTTTTACCATTGATTcttcaaattattattgaaatgttaCTAAATTAACAACTCTAAGTCTTTTTATTGTGGTTTAAATCTAAGCACAAAAAATAGGTAAGCTCTTACAACCTTACTCATAAAAATCtgtaatcaccttctaagcaacattttaactaatcactacttaaagtcttaagtagtgattaaatgttagttaagacatgcttaagcaacgtttataagtaagaattttcttaaacagcccttaagtattatttattatttaagtcacgtttataagtaaggctgttaaagTTATGTCATAAGTAAAACTGCTACTTAAACCAAAAAGATTCATTGAGAGTGATCAACGTTCGCGACTCATGCCTGGTAAAGTCTGTATACGCCTTTATACGTTACGCCCTGATAATGTCTGATTGGCGCAAATTCCTAAACTTCAATTTAATGTATCTTATTACGAGAATAAATCAGTCGGCGTTATCTGAACCCTTTAGTTAATTGACGCATAAATTCTATGGCATTTAATATAAACTAAATTATATGAAACGGTAGAAATAGGTGACTAGATTTTAGCTGTACGGTCGTTGGTAAAGTTAActccaaaatcaaaatcatttaagtaaacttggctgaaaattagcactttttaaacgTAAAACACGCCcactcttcaccacttcctatgtgttattgctgggaagaagaagtggcgcaacaaactccccagcaacatatGTTTGTAACAGACAAACAATGTGTTGCCGGAAACTTGGTTGTTGGCTTGAAGAAGCATTAATGATTCAATGTAATATTCtatgtacaatattatttcatattcatattatttatttgcattccacaatgtatagGGTAGGTGTTACAATATAGCTTAGAGCTAagtacaattgtggaccctgtaggTATTTCAtggaattataatttaaaaaaaactatagttaTAACACATTggtatataaaaattattattatcccCATAAATATTCACAAATACTCTTCTTAATACAAGTTATGCCTGCATATAAGCGTTGTTTCATGCCTTACCAATATTCTTAAgtaaagtaccaatgcaacttttctaagtttgtttgtactttcttttctaagtatacctcagacaccaatggctgataaaaaggtgaaggaaaacatcttgaggaaacctggactataaagtctgaaatcaccaacccgcattgagcaagcgtggtgattaatgctcaatccttctccgtgtgagaggaggccgcagcccagcagtgggaagataaaaaaaggctgtaacagaacagaacTATATTCttaccaaacaaaacaaacctaGGACAATATGGTTCAATCAAACCTACACAAGTTACCTAAGAAACCTAGCTATAGGTAACTCCTAGGCAACCTAGGCCTAATGCCTAGGCGAATCTCGTCTAGGCGTGGTTACAGCCTTGTATATTGTTACGACTGGTTCGCCTACGTTAACATGTTGCGGTGCAAGTTGGAACGGAAATGAGGCGTTTTGGAAAAAGactgattatttttttgataatgggttattgatataagtatgatgtatgaaaaatattacaataactaAGTAACAATTATTATGTACACTAAGGGCCGATTTTCACTCGTCAGAAAACCTTTATCTGATGAATGTGTATCTATgtcgttttgacagcttttgtataaaaatttcaaactgccatatttattcctcagataaaaGTGAATCGTTGGTTGAAAAACCGGCCCTAAAAATGTTATGGATAAAACAAGCCATAATTATCACCGTAACAAATagaaccaattttttttatttttacttttattcataaaaatcataaaatatgcgTCTTACAAGTAAagttaaaagtcgtggtggcctagtgggcaaagaaccaacctctcgagtatgagggcgcgggttcgaatccaggtcaggcaagtacctatgcaacttttctaagtttgtatgtactttctcagtatatcttagacaccaatggctgataaaaaggtgaaggaaaacatcttgaggaaacctggactatatagtttgaaatcaccaacccgcattgagcaagcgtggtgattaatgctcaatccttctccgtgtgagaggaggcctgtgcccaacagtgggacgataaaaaaggctgtaactatgCGTCTTACAGATAAAGTTTTTTTGCATAATAAGTCAGAAAGATAAATGACATAACATACACTTCAATTTCCTTCTCGTAAAAACTGTTAACTATAAACCCTAACTTTAACCGTAACATGAATTATCAGAATTACAGTTTAGCAACTCAATTTTGATTTAAAGGTGTCGGTCAGCTATCTATGTTATCATTGAATTATTAGGACATGACTGTACATGTAAATTACTTATCATATTGTAATGCTTATTGCCTATATCACGcccttattttgaaaatagctAGAGGTACCCTTCATTCgtcattaaaaacaataaaaatatcacactGATATATTCAACTGTCTTGGCTTGTCTCAACTATACTGGAGTCGGCTTCTAGGaactgatgcagctgagtacctactaGTGTGTCACATAGAGCGACttcttatctgacctcctcaacccagttacccggataACCTGATATCCACTGGTagcactggttgtcagactttctaccTTTTTACTCCTAGTAACGTTCAGAGAAAACTCTTAATCGGATCTTAAAATTGGCAAGGGTAATTTCTCCATCTGTGACTATGACTGTGTAATGCTAAGTCATAGTTGTATTGtgtcctcatcatcatcatcatctcagccataggacgtccactgctgaacataggccttgtATTCTTTTATGTTGTATTGTGTACTTGAGCTTAATTATACGTGGATGGTTTTATAAACCTTTGAAAATGAACAAATCTGTCAATATTTTCTGCGGTAGAGACAAAATAGCTTAAATGTGCACTGCAGTTTTTTGCCAGAAGTAAACTTCCAAGCGTCAGCTGCAAGCCAATTTATACCAGCTGCAGTATATTTACAGAGGAAGTGCAAATATATACAATATGCTAATTATGTATGCGTAATGAGGTCTTGTTTATTCATTCTGCACGGTCGTCAAGGTGATCtacattcataaattatttcgtCCAAATGATATGACGGGACATACGGCCGGGTATATCGGCGAGCTTGCCAACTTGTGTTGGGTCTTGGATGTACTCaatacaaattcaatttttattagaTTTCCTTATGTTCCACAGTCAAAATATCGGATGAGAAACAGTTTCTAAAATTATATCAtcgaaaatacatttataacaaTAATGTAAGATTTTTTAAGTGTGTCTAGTGTCAGGTTAACTCGGTTTTTGAGATTGGTGCGATTAAATTGCACTGCATACGATAAACTGAATTTATACGTATAAATACATGTTCACATTTGCTCATTGAAGATATAATTATACCTTATTTTTGAGCTCAAAGTGTATTcgtaaaacaataacattatgCCCCCCTATTTGCCGTGTAGAGTGGCACATTTCACAGGAAACAACTTCTCATTCACCATACTGGTTTTAATTGCTCATGTTATACTTAGGATAGTAAACAGATTGTCATCAGAAAATCGGCCTAGCAATTAAGAAGCTACGTAGAACATTATATAAACATCATCATACTTCTAAATTACCACATATTTATGGCCTCACCTTGCCTTAGCTATACATCTTAATGTACATTTAAAGCGGAAAGAGTAAAGTAAAAATTCTTCGTAACATCAAGCTTGTCACCCAACAAGCTCGCCAACCTTCCCACCCCTATATTACGACCGACAAAAGGCTACGCCCTCACCAAGGCAGTCTAGATATCAAGTAACCAGTTCGCCCTACACCTACAGGCGTTATTAACTCTTATTACCTTCCATTAAAGGTCATAATGCCCTGTCAACGCCATCAGGGCTTGGCGAGCTATCCAGAATTCCTTTGTTCGTCGCTCTGGTATTTTGAACGATATATTTAAAGTTCAGGAAGTCGTTTTTATGGGGATTAAGTGGTTTTATTGCTTCTGTGTAgtggaattatatttttttggttgctACGTTGAAATGTCTGGCAAAAGATTGGCAGGAGTTGAATGCGGTAGGCCTTTTgtgcaggcccgccgctagctgtttcctcgcccgcgtgcaaaactgattatgccgccctacgactacatattatactgggttttttcaaaaaatatataagggggggggagGGTCCAGCGGatccggacccccccgcccattcatatccattttacttgtccaacagaaaaaaatgacaggtaggacgcactgattgaagacttttgtctttaggcactgtgggatcgacgatgttaggactcgacgtagcgtcccaaatgcagcccaacccaactgaattctcctattcacctcgtcctcaaagttgtttctacctaactgcaatgtctgcccgaggtatacatatttccgaacaacttcgagaacggcgccgtgtatcgcaatcggttccggtagaacatgttcattgaacatgaccttggttttgtccaagttcatccgtaggccgatgcgtagagaagattcagccaggtcgttcagcatctgttgtaggtcctgcagcgtttccgccatgatgacgatatcgtcagcaaatcgcaagtgagagatgtgttcgccattgatgttgatgccgacatagcccaccgaatcagcaagctgaagtggcagtgggctggccatattagccgaagaaccgataaccgttggggtaaacgagttctagagtggagaccacgcctcggcaaacgtagtgtaggacgtcctcaggcacggtggagtgatgacttgcgcaaaacggctggcaggagctggatgcgagaagctggaaatcgatctcagtggcgtgcacttggagaggcctatgtccagcagtggactgcgataggctgatgatgaacagaaaaaaatatgtatatataagtGCATGCACCGCtttgattgcagaaaacccacctacttttggatatataaatatattgcaatacataacatacattacacgtaactttttatttacttgaaatgctctaagacttagagtaacctaagaagtcctgggtcAGCCCATAAgcgcaaactaagcaattgcttagggcatcaatgcagtgcaatcattacccaagtagcccctatgtattgaaagattgtgattaataggcaggtaccaacatatgtatatcaaagtgcttagaatagATTGTGGgtaacttaaatatctataacaatgttgaaattcagtaaaatatgttatttatttacggttccacgttgaaaaagtcaacgcagaAGACACATtgcatatgtaaggaagcgcgagcgaagcgagcgcgaaaattttttagtctaagggcacaaaacaaataaaaaccactgtaaattaacaaagcaaagtcaaaaagtaagatacgTACAGAAACGGAGTGTAAATGTGTAGgtatgaagccgcgagcgaagcgagcgcgattttttccttagatttttcatgaagtaaacatatcatgaAAAGCCAAAGTgttcaaaaagctataacgaacgtgcgcgaaaaatgactTTTCGGAACTGAAaatgaatgcctcaacaattaaacaaagttaAATTGTGATCtaacatggagccgcgagcgcagcgagcgcgaatttttttggggatgcaaagggtgaacccgtcaaaattgataggagacgaccaaagcgagggcggctttttctgaaatgttattgctaatctactcatctatttttagtaaaaatatttttattacgtaattgtggcttaattttgccgtatggtttaattttccgccccctaaatagtgccgcccTGGGAATTTGCCTCCCCAGCCCtccccccccacgctacgctaatggttgatctttcaacagatgcaCAACTGAAACCGGctgtgtaagtaatattcttagcgctattgctgtcgaaaatcaaatcaaattattggtaaaaagatattgtatttttttaatattacgtgataagtcgctcgatttgccgccccctaggacgtgccgcccgcgtgcggtgcacgcctcgcacgcccgcttacggcgggcctgctttTGTGTACCACTGCCGCGGTAACTCTAGCTAgatcaatcccgcagccccggtaggcTTCGTTCTGCCCTAAAGATCCCTGTTGGGGAATGGTGCAGTCAGGCCTTAGGCCAAAGATTACTTATGTCGAGCCTCTGTTTAAGATCTTTTACTTAGTATTTTGCCatctatgtcggggtcggcttacagtctaacagaatgcagctgagtaccaatgtgccATGAAGAGCAATAGCCTGTCTGaactcctcgacccagttaacACGATACCCTTTATTAAGACTTGGTAATCAGATTTTCTAACGGCTTCCAAATATGTTCAAAACACAGCCAAGACCACCAATTTAATGAGCCTTCCCCTACGCAGAGGAAtagtcatgacaagatggtcacccatccactaTTAACCCTATGATCTATCTACCCGTGCAGCTGTTAtacttagggattgttcacaccaaacgtattgtccgccgctgactgtgagtatactcactgtctgccccagtgtgaacgtcgactcaatctgcagtacccgtactcaccaagccgacaataagctatcgcgtacgatgcgctacatgtgtgaacaaaagaataggctcgtgtaggttcacactagatgcgtacgctgagcggctgactattctacacataaaagagctcagtatttgaaccccccaatcttcatacataacagatgctatgtcttcccaagcgcatctttgtaagtttctatcactaaattcttctgaattcgcattccaaatacattttctagaatgtacttctgcaataaacttttcggtgtcgaacatcgcgaggtgtcacgtgtcacgtctgtcctcattgaagtttgtttctcgagtgtattgcggccgaggcgcgcggcggtgcgggcgcggcggagcggcgctattcggcaactgcgtccgcgtagccaatccgcgtccgccttgcatagtcgcgtagtaaaataatcggccactgagagtcagcgacaacagacgacgtaatagcgtatagtcggttcggtgtgaacgacaatttcaatatatacggaaaagcaataaactgcgtaacgcgcgctcacagtcagcggccgacaatacgtttggtctgaacgatgccttaatcACCAACTCCTTGCTTGTAATTTATAACAGACAAGTTATAATTTATCCACATTAATATACATTATATCTGTCAGAATATGTGTGGAACGTAATTAGTTTCAATAGATTCGTTTAGATTAGATTATATAAACCGGTTTTGGAATAATTATACtttatacttcgttgcatattttaatataacGCTCGTAAAGGGTTAGGTAGGAGTATTTGTTATGTACCAGCTTCAACCCCACGTTCACCCGCAACCCGAGAAGTACGTAGTGTCTAGATTCagacaaaaagtagcctttatgtTGTTCTGACGTTTAACATAAATTACTGATTAGTTTAATTGAACAATACCCCGTTCTGTAGTTTTTTGCGTGAAAAAGTAATACGTCATATATCAATACTTCTACTTTTCTAATCTGTTAGTGCGATAGTTTTACCTGCTTCTTTAGATATATTCTTACTCTACATacctaaataattattactgtGGCCGTCCTTTTTACTTTACCTATGTCTCTAGCATAAATTCTATGGTATTTCTGTAGGTGTTTTGTCTGGATAGCATGACAGATAGACAGAGagataaattaattttgctatTAGTGTAGCTATATTAACTATTTGTACTTAGTAAGGATTAGTTTCAACAGATTtgcaatttatttgtatttgagatTGAAATAACATGAATACTTTAATTATTGTGTAAAAATGTGTGAAGTATGAATGTAGACAGATGAAGAGTGAGAACAAAGAAATGACAGGAATAAAAGGGAGTGGATGTTAGTATGATATGACAACAAGCAGAAAGAAATGGCAGTGGGAAACATGTTGTATGATCCAGAATACAACTTGGCAGGAAGAAGATAGAAATTAGTAATGATGATCAAAGAATGTGTTAGAGAGATGTCCAATATTTGTAATTAGAAGAAACTTCAATATCTGTTTTTTTACCTTTAGAAGGTATCTGTCTGTGTAGTCTCCTACATTGTAATCTTATGTGTATGTATGCAACTTGTCACATATTTTTCCTAAAGTTCTAAAGGGTGAAAAGGAGTCGTAAATCAAAGCACATaaagtttgttttgtaaaaacgTGTTTATTTACACTTTGGCAGTGATGgcatgttttatttacttgtatTTACAAAGAGAGTTACTATATGAGACCTTAGTTCGTTtgagcatgtttttttttccattgAGCGGTGGAGTTGCAAATCCTTGCCAATTTTCTGGCAACACTGGCAGTGTAAACACCACCAGTGTTACCAGATACAACCGGCAAAGGGATTACCAAAAACAGCCGTcagaaaaattacaattttttttaagaataatttttaaaacaacggTTTTTGGCGCCGATTATCGATTTACCAGCCGTGGATGCCAAGACCGTGAGCAGCGTAGGGTGCGGCAATGCCGTAGGGAGCAGCGATGCCGTAAGGAGCGGCAGCAATGCCGTAAGGAGCGGCAATGCCGTAAGGCGCAGCCAAACCGGCACGAGCAGCAACGACACCGCTCACAGCGGCAGCGTGAGACTGAGCAGCGGCAACGGCATTCTGGTTAGCAGCAACAGTTCCCCAGTAGGCATTCTCATGTAAATCTCTGTTGGCTTCGGCGACTTGACGGACTGCCTCAGTGTTGAACTGGACGGCGGCTTCGGCTGCCCGAGCCTGGCTTTCGCCGACGGCACGGGCGTGGTCCTGGGCGGCTACCGTGGCGTCGATGGCTGCTGCCTGGGCGTCGCCGGCGTTTACCCCGTAGACAAGGGGGCTGATTACGCTGGCGGAGGCATAGCCGAGGATGGCGACAAAGGCGATCTGTGGAGAAAGGATGGTGATGTTtagttcttgttttttttttatgtgcctGGTAAGGTTGCGAAGGAAGGAAGATCAGAATGGCTGTAGTTTTGATGAAATATAGGATGGgtgttgatgaaacttggcagtaatataggtTCTTTTAATTCATATGCGTGAAGTATTTAGTAGTTCCTTATGATCTTTCTTTTGGGATTAGTTTTATGATTGGGTGGGGTATGTTatacaagttattttattatatgtattgttaCGCATCTTACACACTCTTCTCTACAagaaactacttttaaaatagaCGTCTCAATTCTatactttttatattctttCCTTTCTCTTTTTACATTTGTTACCTTATCATTACTTGTATCAGGCTATCACATAGCAATGTTTACATCAATACCGATTTCAATCGATGTATTATCCAATAAAAACGTAACCAACTAAACAACGTCTAAtcgaacaattaaaaaaaacttgttaattCCGCTATCAACAGATTAcaggataataaataattagtgCTCAAAAACCCGTGAAATATTTAGCTTCAAATATCTACACTTACATAGCTTTGTTGCGTTACTCTTGAATATGTATGCGGATTAGGAAA encodes:
- the LOC124643502 gene encoding cuticle protein 1-like; amino-acid sequence: MRFLIAFVAILGYASASVISPLVYGVNAGDAQAAAIDATVAAQDHARAVGESQARAAEAAVQFNTEAVRQVAEANRDLHENAYWGTVAANQNAVAAAQSHAAAVSGVVAARAGLAAPYGIAAPYGIAAAPYGIAAPYGIAAPYAAHGLGIHGW